In Novipirellula artificiosorum, the genomic window GCGTACGGCCGATCAGCGCCGACCGGTCATAGGTGATTTCCAGCCAAACCCCGGGAGCGAGCGTTCCTTGGATTTCGTCGATTCGCTCTTTCACCCGACCGACGACCTCACGAGAATTCTCGCCAATCAGCATCATCACCAATCCGGTGACGGCCTCGCCACGTCCATCGCGGGTGACGGCGCCCTGGCGGGTGAGGGGTGCGGTCACCACTTCGGCGATGTCCGCCAACAGGATCGGTGCGGCCCGCTCATCACGCCGAATCACGATGTTTTGAATATCTTCGATCCCCTTCAGCAAGGCTTCACCACGGATGAAACGCTGCTCGTCGTGGTGGACCACATAACCGCCCCCCGTGGAACCGTTATTTTCCTGGACGCGATCAAACAGATCGCTCAACGTGACGTTGTTACTGGCCAACTGATCGGGATCGGGGCGAATTTCGAAGGACTTGTAGAATCCGCCATGGGTGTTGATCTCTGTCACACCCCGTACTTCACGAAGCTTCGGCGCGATCTCCCACTCCAGCATCGTACGCAGTTGCATCGGTGTGTAGTCATCACCACGAACCTCAAATTGCAGGATCTCACCGAGCGCGGTGGTGAGCGGCCCGAGTTCAGGCGTTCCGTAACCCGGCGGTATCGCGGCTGCGGCCGTTGGCAACCGTTCGGTCACCACTTGCCGCGCAAAGTAGACGTCCGTTCCTTCGTTAAAGACGATCGTTACGACCGAGATGCCAAACTTCGAAACACTGCGAACTTCTTCCACGTTGGGCAATCCGCCCATCGTCGATTCCACCGGATAGGTGATGTACTGTTCGACTTCGACCGGCGACAAGGAACCGGCGTCCGTGATCACGGCGACTTGCACATTGGTCATGTCGGGAACCGCATCGATCGGCAGCTCCATGGCGCTGCGAATCCCGGCAACCGCCATCAGAAAGGTGCAGGCGAGAACGATAAAGCGGTTTTCGAGGCAAAATTCAATTAGTTTTTGAAGCACAACTATTCCCCTTCGCTCGCGAGCAACAGTTCGCTTTTCAGTGTAAAGACGCCTGACACCACAATCGAATCACCCACCTCCAAGCCGCGGACGATTTCGGTCATGCCGTCTTCCTTGGCTCCGATCGTGACGTCCACACGGTGAAATTGATGTTCGTTGTCGGCCAGGAACACAAACGACTGGTTTTCATGCACGACGACGGCTTGTTCAGGCACGGCGATGCATGGACGCGGCGGCCCCGTAGGGACTTTCATCCGAAGAAACAGCCCAGGCCGAAGTCGACCGTCCGTTGAACGGACTCGGGCAACAAGAGGAGCCGCACCGGTCGCCGTGTCAACACGTCGTCCAACAATGACGATTTCTCCATCGAGCGTTTCATCCTCGATCGCAGGCATCGTGACTCGAACCTGTTGTCCAGGCGATACACGGATCGCGTCCCAGTCTCGCTGTCGTATGTCGGCGATCGCCCACAGCGTGGAGGTGTCCGCAATGGTAAAGATTGAATCGCCAGCTCGAACGCGTTCGGTGGCAGCGGACAAACGCTCTTCCACGGTACCATCGATCGGGGAGACCAAATCGACATTGGAAATCGTGTCGCTATGGATCTGGTCGAACGTCTGCTCCGTGGCGCGCGGGGCAGCGGGTCCAAGCAGGGCGTTGAGTCGCTGAAGGCTGATGTCCACTTCCCGTTTTGCCGAGGCAAAGTCGGCCTCGGAGCGTTTGCATTTCTGCTGCACGTCAAACAACGCGGAATCGGCGATCGAAGCCAAGGCTGCTTCAGCCGCTTGCTGTTCGCCTTCACGCTCGCTTTGAATTCGGCCCGCAATCGCGCCGCGGACCGCCGCTTCCCGCGAACTCTTGGCGACCTCTTTCGCCAAAAGTTGTCGTGTGTAGGCAGCAACCAGCGTGCGGCGATACTCGCCTAATGACGCATCTTGCAATTCCGATTCAATCTGTTCCGGCGACTTCTGGTTGCGGATCATTTCCACCAACTGCTCGACCCCTTCTCGAATGGCCTCGTTTCGTCCCAATTCCGTTTGGGCCAAGCTCAGATCGGCAAGCCTTGATTGCACTTGGCTGCGAGCCTGCCCGACTTCGGGACTGACCACGGTCGCGACGACTTGCCCTCGCGTCACGCTGGTACCTGGGTGAGCTAGGATTTCCGTCAAGATGCCGTCGCATGCTGTTTTGATCGCCACGTGCCGATCTTGGTCATAATCCAGTCTTCCCGGCAAGGTGCGGGTAGGTTGCATCGCGTGCAGCGTGACTGGCTGGACCTCGATCCCAGCGGAAGCTAATTTTTCGGCTGTCAGTTCCAGCAGATCGGTTTGTGGTTGCTCGGCGGGTCCAAGCACTTTTTGCGAAACCGTTTCGTCGACCGGCAGAATTGACCAGAAATACCATGCCGCGGCAGCGACGATCGCGCACAGGCCGAATGCGTATTGAGTTCGTTTCATCATGAGAGAAATCACTGCGAGAAACCGACCGTGTGCCAAGCGTGGCGCAGCAGGCGATTGCGTTTGTGTTGGTTAAGAAGGCGACAAAAAACGACAAAGCGTGTTGCAAACGCCTAACACAAAGAGACGCAAACCAACGTCGAGAGAGGGACGCTTGGGAAGGAGTGCGAAAAAGTTCGCGGGCGAAGCGGATCCCAGCAAACCGAATCGTCCACAGACGTGTCCATGACGAAATGGGATCGGTTTGCGGCACAGTCCAACGCAACTCGGTCACAGGCATCGGGGGCAACCACCGCACCGTCCCTTAATCCCCAAGAACCCAACGCCGAAATCGCCACGCGGCTATCTTGGCCACGGTCGCCATGATCGGATTCATGCGAAGGCAGGTCCCATGGCATCAACCAATGCCAATGGATCGAATCCGCGGAACTGGGCTGACCGACATGTTGGTCCGCCAAATGCTGCTGCAAGGACGATAAGGGTAATCCTTGGTGATGATGGGCCACCGGCGTGGGAAATTGACACACGCCAAGCCATACCAACAACAGCCATCGCAAGGAGCGACCCATCCGCCGGCTGTGGTATCGGTTCATGTGGCTTTTTGATTCAGGAGGCGAATGTGTCAAGGCTCGTCACCCATGCGGTGTCTCAGCATCGAACGAGTACTGCCGCGAGATTGCACATCATCCGTTTGGGTGCAGTGACAGCCCAGCCGGCAACACCAATGAAGGCAGCCTTAGCATGCTAACTCGCAGTCGGGAGTGCGTCAATTCGTCGCGGTTTTCAAGTGGCTGTGGCTTCCAGCCGCAGCAAGGCAGTGCCGACTGCGGCTGGAAGCCACAGCCACGACCCAATCACACCGCGTAATAAACAGGTGAGTTGCGCTGGGCTCGTAACCGCCGAGACATTCGGATGCGGAACGGAGCGTTGGGTGGAACACCGTAGCCCACCTCCTTGCTAGAATGACGGTACGTAAGGGAGAACCGCCATTTTGGCCTGCAGTTCTCCATGGCTCGACTTCAATCACAACGGAGGGCGGATGATGAGCTGTGTCCATCTTAGAAAACTGTATGATCTCTGCACCGCAGAGGGGGTCAAGCTCGGTGGTAGCGACTTGGTGCGGTTTGTATGCACTCAATGCGACGAGCAAGAAGTCTGCCCATCGATCTTGATGGAAGAGTACGAAGCGACGCACCATGACGAAGACGAAGGCACGGAGGACTCGTCGGAGCAGGCAGAGAACTAATCGAAGGCTTTGATTTTCACGTTCCGGAACCAAATGGGTGCTCCTGCATGCTTGCCTTGCAAACCCACGCGGCCTTTCGTCGCCAACGTGCTGAAGGGACG contains:
- a CDS encoding efflux RND transporter periplasmic adaptor subunit, encoding MMKRTQYAFGLCAIVAAAAWYFWSILPVDETVSQKVLGPAEQPQTDLLELTAEKLASAGIEVQPVTLHAMQPTRTLPGRLDYDQDRHVAIKTACDGILTEILAHPGTSVTRGQVVATVVSPEVGQARSQVQSRLADLSLAQTELGRNEAIREGVEQLVEMIRNQKSPEQIESELQDASLGEYRRTLVAAYTRQLLAKEVAKSSREAAVRGAIAGRIQSEREGEQQAAEAALASIADSALFDVQQKCKRSEADFASAKREVDISLQRLNALLGPAAPRATEQTFDQIHSDTISNVDLVSPIDGTVEERLSAATERVRAGDSIFTIADTSTLWAIADIRQRDWDAIRVSPGQQVRVTMPAIEDETLDGEIVIVGRRVDTATGAAPLVARVRSTDGRLRPGLFLRMKVPTGPPRPCIAVPEQAVVVHENQSFVFLADNEHQFHRVDVTIGAKEDGMTEIVRGLEVGDSIVVSGVFTLKSELLLASEGE